The segment CATCGATGGCGTCTCGAATCATCGAGCGCAAGGGGACGATGCCGGTTCCACCGGCGACGAACAACAGCGGTCCCCCGTCGGGGGCCCGCTCCAGCGTGAACGCGCCGATCGGCCCGTTCAGGGCCACCGGCGCGCCGGGAGCCAGGCTCTCGACGATCGCGCCGAAGCGGTTCGTCCCGTCTACCTTCACCAGGAACTCGACCCAGCCGTGGCGCCGGGTCTCGCCGGGAGTCGAGGCGATCGAGTAGGGGGCCGTTGCGCCGCCGGCCGAGAGCGTCGCCGCCTGACCGGAACGGTAGATGAAGGGCTCCCCGTCGAGCGCAATCCGGATCCGGCGGGTTGTCGGCGTCTCGCTGTCGTTCGACAGAACGCGCGCGTTCACGGATTCAGTTTATCGAAGAGTGGGTGGTGAGCAGGAGGCCGTGAGCAGTGGCGGTTGGCTGTCAGCCGCCGACCTTCAGCTCCGACTTCACCGCGTGCACGCCGGCCACGCGTTTCGCCGCCGCCACTGCGCGATCGACGTCGGTCTGCGACGGCACGGCGCCGGAGAGCGTCACCACGCCGTTGAGCGTCGTCGCCTGAAGGCGCAGGAGTCCGAGCTCGCGATCGGCGAGGAGTGCGATCTTCACCTCGGTGGAAATAGTAAGGTCGTCGGACGGCTGGTGAGGCGCGCAGCCGGAAGTGAGCAGCGCGACGAGGACGAACGCCGGCAGCCTCATCCCCTGCCTTCGGCGTTCTGCGGTCTACATGCCGGTTGCGTGATAACCACCGTCGACCATCAGCACTTCCGCGGTGACGGCGCGGCCGGCGTCGCTCAACAGGAACAGCGCGGCGTCGGCGATCTCGGCGGTGTCGACGGTGCGGCGCAAGGGTGCGCGATCGCGGTAGACCTGCAGGATGCTCGAGAAGCCCGAGACGCCGGACGCGGCGAGCGTCTTGACCGGGCCGGCCGAGATGGCGTTGACGCGGATGTTCTTCGGACCCAGATCGGCCGCCAGGTATCGCACGGTCGCCTCGAGCGCCGCCTTGGCCACCCCCATCACGTTGTAGTTGGTGAAGACGCGGTCGCTGCCGAGATACGTCAGCGTGACGATGCTGCCGCCGCCCTGCCGCTCCATCAGCGGCAGGGCGCCGCGCGCGAGCGCGATCAGCGAATAGGCGCTGATGTCGAGGGCCATGCCGAAGCCTTCGCGGCTGGTCTGCGAGAACGGGCTCGACAGTTCGTGAGGAGGCGCGTAGGCCGCACCGTGGACGACGAAGTCCAGGCCGCCGAACTGCTGATCGATGCCCTCGAACACGGCGGCCATCTGCGCGTCGTCTCGAACGTCGAGCGGCAGCAGCAGCGGATCGGGAAGCCCTTCGGCGAGATCGCGCACGTTCTCGCCGAGCCGCTCCCCCTGATAGGTGATCGCGAGCTTCGCGCCGGCTTCGGACGCCCGCTTGGCGATCGCCCATGCGATCGAACGCTTGTTGGCGACACCGACGACGAGGCCGGTCTTGCCTTCGAGAGAGGCCATCGACTGTGAGCTCGACATGCGAAGGATCCTCGACGCGAGGGCAGCGGCGCGCGGATCAGCGCCCGCGCCGGTTGCGTTGACTCTGGCCTGCCCGGCCGAAGCCCTGACTGCCGCCGCGACCGCCGGGGCCACGCTGCGGGCCGCGACCGAAGCGATTGCCGGTGTGTTGGCCGGCCTGGTTGCGCGGGTTACCGTTGCTGCGGCCGGCCGCCTGCCGCATCGTGAAGTCGGGCAGCTGACGCTCGGGTTTGACCCCTTCCACCCGCGGAAGCTGCGCGCGTATCAACGGCCGGTGGACGGGGCCGTCATCGGGAAACACCGGCTGCGGCTCGTCCTCCATGTCGCCGGGAATCTCTTCGGCGTCCGATGGGGAAGGCGCGTGCTCGATGACATCCGCCACCACTTCGATCGGCGCGCCTTCGTGGTCGGGTTCGGCGTCGAGCGTCTCGTCGACGCTTGCGGGGTCTGCGGCGTCTTCGGGGTCTTCGAGTTCGTGGGGAAGGGAGGAAGAAAGGTGAGCCGTCGGGTCGTCGGTGAGCCCGGCGAGCACCTGCTTATAGAGCTTGCCTGGCGTCTCGGCTTTCCTCCGGCGTGGCGCCTTGCCGCCTTTGTAGACGTGTTCCGCGTCGCAGGTGCTGCAGCGCGTCTGCTTGACGTCTTCCTCGACCATCGCGACGACGGCGTGATTGGTCACGCGGCGTTCACGCGGACAGTAATCGTCCAGAATGTCACCGAGACGCAGCCTGCGCTGCTCCATGTACTCCCCCGAATTGTCCTGAAGAAAAGCTTGGGATGACGCGACCGTCAGCAGGTGTTGGTCAAAGTCTAACAGACGCGCCCCGCCAAGCGCAAACCGCGGCACCGACCCAAAACACGAGCGCGCTCGTTCACGTTCGAGAACAGGACTCGCCGATCCGACCCGGATCATTTGCAGGTCCACGGCGATCAGCGGCGCCCGGCGGTGTCGATCCACGCCAGCGCCGCGTCGAGCGTCGCGTCGCGTCCGGCGAGCAGCGACGCGCGCGTCAGTGCCACGGGCACGTCGGGCACGACCCCTCTGCCTTCGATCCGCACGCCGGTACCGGTGACGAAGTCTCCCCACGCGTGAATCAGCACGTCGCCGTTCGGCAGCTTGTCGAAGAGCGCCGGCAGCGCCTGCCCCATCGACGTCTGTCCGAAGACGCGCGCGCGGCCGAGCGACTGCATGCCGCCGGCGAAGCATTCCGACGCGCTGCCGGTCATGCCGTCCACGAGAATCGCGACGGGACCGTCGTAGGGTTGGACGCGCTGCCCTTCGGCGTTCACCAGGCGCGGGTTCGCGTTGAAGCGCAGCTCGCTCTCTTTCGTCCGCATCACGCCGAGCGTGTCGCGGTTCGGCGTGAAGTGTCCGGCGATGCCCATCACCATCGCCGCGAGCCCGCCGGGGTTGCCGCGCAGGTCGATGACCATGCCGTCGGCATGGCGGAAGCGATCGATCGCGCGCTGGAATTCTCGATCGACCGCCGCCATCCAGACGTTGAAGGCAATCACGCCCGCCTGGTGGCCGCCCGGCGTCGGCTGCAGCGTCGCGGTGACCCGCACGAACATGGTCGGCAGGCTGCCGACGGTGACCGGCTCGCCGCGCTCGCCGCCGCGGGCGATCGACTTGGTCGTCTCGACGCCGGCGCCGTCGGTGAAGGTGACGTTGACGCGTGAATCATAGGGACCGCGCAGGTGCGTCACCGCCTGTCGCCACGCCTCGACCTGCGCGATGCGCGGCGGCATCGCATCGGTGAGCGGCTGCAGCAGGGTGGCGGCCGGCGTGCCGTCGATCGCGTCGACGATCCAACCGGTGTGGACGCCGGCAGCGGCGGCGCCCCCTTCGGCCTCAACGGAAGACACGACCAGCTGCCGGTCGATGAGACGGGTGTCGAGGCCGGGTTCGGCCGAGAGATCGACGTGGTCGTTCGGCGCGTCGGGAGTCGCCGGGATCACCGCGAAATGCGAGAGACCGAGACGTCCGAGCATCTCGCGCAGCACTCCGCGCAGCTCGCCGGGCGTGGACGCGGCGATCGCTTTCGGGCGCAGTTCGGTCCTGGCCCGATCCCACCCGGCGACGTCGAAGGCCGGATCGAAATGAGTAGTGCGAACGATCGTCCAGACGGCGTCGAAGGTCTCCGCCGCCTTGTACGCCTGGGCCGCGGCGAGCCCGGCCGCGGGACCCTGCACCGCCGCCGCGGCAGCCAGGACGAGGACCGCGGCGAGACGTCGTGTCACTTGATCAGCGCCTTGATCGCGGCGGGCGGCTCGAACATGGAGCTGTCGACCTTGTCGTACTCGACCGTCTCGATGGTGATCCTCTGCTCGACGCCCATGATCTTCTGCGTCAGTACCGTCGCCTGCGTCAGCGCCCCGAACTTCTTGTAGCCGCTCTCGACGTTCGAGACCGTCATCGTGCCCATCTGCGTTTCGCGGGTGTTGATGCTGCCGGCGCGCAGCCCGGTGGCGACGTCGTAGAAATCGAAATCCTCGCTGCCGTCGATCCGCTTGACGCTGATCTTGTAGCAGTCGCGCCCGTCGTAGGTGGTCTTCTCGACGGTCTTCAGCGTGTACTTCTTCGGATCGCGCAGCTCGCTGTAGAAGTCGGCGTCGAGCTTCGTCTGCTCCAGCTCCTTGCCGGCCTTCAGCGTCGGACCGGTCATCGGACTGATCGACCAGCCATGCGTCCCGTCGAACCCGTCGATGATTTCGCCGATTCCCTGCACCGACGTGCGGACGAGCACGCTGTCGGGCGCGGCGCCGTAGATGTCGACCGGGCCACTGATGCCGGACGCCGGAATCGAGAGCGTGCCGGTCGCATGCATCGACTTGTGCGCGAGCACCGCCTGGCGGCCGCCGACGGCCTTGATGTGACGGTCGACAATCGTCCGCGCATCGGGCAGCGCCGCCGCCGCGGCCGGCGCCTGGCTCTTCGCCGCAGGAGCTTGCGCCAACAGCGGTACGGACAGCAGCACCGCCACGGCGGCAACTCTCGAGAAAAACATGACTGGAACTCCTGACAACGGAGGCGGGAAGCAGCTCCTAGTGTAGCGCAAGCCCCGGCCGTGGATCGCCGGGGCGCCGCCCCGCGGGTCTACCGCTTCGTAATGTGCGTGACCACGCCGACGACGTAGTGGAGTTCGACTGCGTCGCCAGACTCCAGCCCCATCGGCATCGACTCCTTGCCGACGCGCGCCAGCCGCACCTGCGCCTGCGAATCGTCGGGCTCGAGGTAGTAGACGTCGTAGGAAATTTGGCCGTGGATGCTGACCGGCTGGACCTTCTGGACGACGACGGCTTTCGAACCCTTCAGCATCGAGCGACAGTATAGATCCGCGAGGCGGCGGGCGGCAGGGGGTGCCAGCGGGACTCCTCTGCGCTCACGTGCTGTCCCGCTCCGTACCTGGAATGGGCTCTACGCGAGCGTCCGCCCGCGCGTCTCCGGAATCCATGCCCAGAAGATCGCCGCGATCGCGAACGCCGCGGAGCAGACGAGGAGCGCCGCGCCGAACCCGTGCGTGTCGGCGAGCGTGCCGACGAGGTAGGGAGCCGCGGCGCTGGCCACGCGGCCGATGTTGTAGGTGAATCCCTGCGCGGTCGCGCGAATGCGGGTCGGATAGATCTCTGCCGTCACCGCGCCGAAGCCGCTGAAGTAGCCCGTCGCGGCGAACGCGACGAACGGACCGAGCGCCAGCAGCACCATCGGCTGCCGGATCGACACGTAGAGGCCGAGCAGCACCGCCGCCGACAGCAGATAGGCCACGTAGCTCGTCTTGCGGCCAATCCGATCGCTGACGAAGCCGAACGTGACGTAGCCGACCCACATGCCCGCCTGCATGAGCAGCAGGTACCCGGTCGTGGCGGCGCCGGTGAGGCCTGCGCCGCCTCGCGCCGGAGCCGACTTGAGATAACTCGGCAGCCAGAGGTTGAAGCCCCACCATCCGAACAGCGTGCACGCGTTCATCAGCGTGAGCACGATCGTCAGCGCCGCGACGTCGCCCGTGAACAGCCGGGCGAACCCGGTTTCGGTTGGCGCCTCCGCGGCGGCGCGGCGCCAGATCTCCGGCTCCCGTACGCGGCGCTGGATCCACAAGGCAAAGAGCGCCGGCACGATACCGACGAAGAACACCGCCCGCCAGCCGTAGCGCGGCTGCACGATACCGGCGACGAACACCGCCAGCCCGTAGCCGATGGCCCACCCGCTCTGCATCAGGCCGAGCGCGCGGCCACGGCTCGATGCCGGCCACGATTCCGAGACGAGCGCCGCGCCGCTGGCCCAGACGCCGCCCATGCCGATGCCGAGAAAGACGCGGAGCCAGACGAATTGCGCAAGCGTGGTGGCGACGCCGCAGAGACACGTGAAGACGGAGTACAGCGCGATGCTCGACATGAGCACGCGCGTGCGGCCGTAGCGATCGGCGAGGCGGCCGGACGCCACGCCGCCGGCGGCGGCCGCCACCAGCATCACCGAGCCGAGCATGCCGCTCTCGGCGTTGGTGATGTGCAGCTCGGCGCTCAGGCTCGGCAGCACGAGCGCGAACAGCATCACGTCGAAGGCGTCGAGCATCCACCCGACCATGCCGGCGGCGAGCGCGCGCCAGGCGTCGACGTCCGCGTCGTGCCACCAGCTCACAGCCACGAGCCGATCGGCTGCACCCGCACTCCCGCCTCGCCAAGCGCCGCCCCGAGACGCGCCGCCAGCTGCGCGGCGCCGGGCGTATCGCCGTGCACACAGATCGTCTGCACCTGCAGCGCAACCGCGTCCCCCCCGGCGGTCAACACGACGCCGTCGCGCACCATGCGTAGCGCGCGTGCGACCACGGCGTCGGTCTCGTGGATGACGGCGTTCGGGTGCGAACGCGGCGTCAACGACCCGTCCGCCTCGTAGCTCCGGTCGGCAAAGCCCTCCGCCGCGACGCGGAGCCCGGCTGCGCGTCCGGCGTCGAGCAGCCGCGAATTCGGAAGGCCGAACATGACCAGCGAGGGGTCACAGGCCCGAATGGCGCGCGCGACCGCCGCCGCCAGCGGCGCCTCGCGCGCCGCCATGTTGTAGAGAGCCCCATGCGCCTTGACGTGCTGCAGGACGGCGCCTTCCGCTTTCGCGATCGCGGCCGCCGCGCCGATCTGCGCGATGAGGGAGTCCTCGAGCTCGGCGGGATCCACCTGCATCTCGCGGCGCCCGAACCCCACAAGGTCAGCGAACCCCGGGTGCGCGCCGACCGCGACCCCGGACGCCCGCGCCAGCCGCATCGTCCGGCGCATCACCGTCGGGTCGCCCGCATGTGCGCCGCACGCGACGTTGGCGGATGTGATGTGCGGCATCACCTGCTCGTCGGCGCCCATCCTCCACGGCCCGAACGACTCCCCCATGTCGCAATTGATGTCGATGATCATTGCCTGGGGACCGCGGCGATCGTGACGATGCTGTCGAAGAAGGTGCCGAGACGCAGGTTCTCGTTCTCTTCGTGCTGGTTGTTGTCGAAGTTGACCGTCGGCAATAGCAGCGCGGGACAGCCGAGCGCGTCGATGAAGGGCGCGATCGGCACCGTGCCACCGAGAGTCCGCAGCTGCACGGGCGGCTCTCCGAACGTCCGCGTGGGCGCCGCCACGATCGCCCGTGCTCGGGGGTCGTCGATCGGCGTGCGGAACGCCTTCTGGACGGGTCCCGTCACCTGCAGGCGCGCCAGCTTCCCGTACTTCGCCCGGATCGCATCGTCGGGATCCGCGTCGACGAGATGAAAGCCGTGCCGTTCGACGTGGGCGCGCAGCTCGCCGACCTGATCGTCCGCCAGCGGCATCATCCTTCGGACAATGAACATCGGGCCTCACAGGGTCGACACGCCGCGCCCGTATCAGGCGCCCGTCCGACGGCGCGGCTCGCCAATTCTGTAATCGGCCCGCGAAAACTGTTGCCGGCCGAACCGCAGACACCGAAAATCCTCAGGAAATCCGCAGGTACACCGCTTGCCTTCTAAGGGGATGCGAGCGGCCTGAATATTTACGGCAGGGAGCCGTGAGTTGCTGGGGAGCCGGGTCGCCCGCAAATCCCGTGGGGCCTCACAGAAGATCGTGGGGCCCCTTTTTTATGTGGGAATGTGCATCTCCACATTTCCAAATCACACCGAGGTTCCCTCCGGGTACTGCAGCGCCAGCCGCAGCTCCTTGACCAGGGAATCGACCGTCGTCCCGCCGCGCTTCCAGGCGCCTTCGGTCTCGAAACGCAGGTCGCCGATGCGGCGGCCCCACGGTGAAATCACGCGGCCGATGGCGCGGAAGTCCGTCCGGTCCGCGTGCTCCTGGTCGAGCCGCCGCACGACGTCGGGAGCCACCTTCATGAATGCGCGCAGCGCGGTCGCGCTCTTGATGCTGTACTTGCGGCCGTTCCAGGCGGCCCCGAACACCTGCGCGATCTGTTTGAGGTAGTTGACGAAGAACTTCTTGCCGTCTTCGCGAAACTGGTCCCCCTTGCGCCCCTGGCCGAAGGCGTCGGCGGCGAACAGCTTCTTGAGTTCCTGCGCGAGCGGCGCCTGTGCCACGCGCCCCGTCCCCACGCCGAGCAGCTTGATCTCGCCGTACAGCGGCGAGTCTTCACGGTCGTTCAGCGCGCGGACGACGTCGTGCGCGGCGGCGAGGTTGTCGTCGCGATAGAGCTGCCGTCCCGAGAGCGACACGAGGTGCGACGCGTTCAGCCGCGTGTGCTTGGCGTTGATCGTCACGAACATCTGGACGACGTGGTCCTCAGGCAGGCGGTCGAAGATGATCGCCGGGACGGCGAACTTGTCGGCGCGGATGCGATCGATATCGGCGTGCAGCGCGAGGAGGCGATGCTGCCCGTCGATGGCGCGCAGGATGCCTTCACGCTCCGGCACTTTCAGCGTGCCGAGCGGCGAATCCTCGGCGACCGGCTCGAACTTGAGCGCCTCGTCACACGAGATGATGACCGCGCCGGCGATCGACGGCAGGTCGCGCGCCTGCCGGCACTGCTCGTAGTAGGCCACGAGCTCGTCTATCTTGCGGCGGATGATCGCGCGCTGGTAGGCCTTGTCGCTCGAGGCGATGCGCTTCTCGAGCAGATCCCAGTTGACCTTGGAGGGCGCCGGCGGGTTCTTCTTCCGGCCGCCGCGGACGGGCTGCGCCTGCTCACCGTAGTCGAGCACCTCGAAGCGGACGAGCTTGTCGATGTCGTTGGCCGAAAGCGAGGCTTGGTAGAACTGCACCCCGAACTGCTGCATCCGGATGGCTGCGACGCTGATCAATAGGCCTCCAGTGTCTGGTGTTTTATATTGCGTCGGCGCTAGAACATCAAGGGCTGAGCGGCGCGGCTCAGGCTACCACGTAAATTGCTGGACCTATTGAATTTATCTGACATCCAATCCTTCGCCACCGCCACTCCCAGCATCAGGAGGCAGAAGGCGCCGAGGGCGGCCCATGCGCCAGCGAGGGTAAATGCCCCATGAAGCGGCAGCGAGATCAGGCCGTAGACCATCTCGACGTGAATCCAGTAAATGAAGAGGGAACTGCGCCCGAGCACCTGCAACGGGCTCCAGCGCCGGCCCGCGGTGGGCCGCCGCTCCCACAGCGCGACAGCCCCGACCGACGCCACCATCAGGCCCAGCCGGATGAAGAAAAAGCTGGCCGACGTCGACCAGAAGCGCGACCGGGGGTCGAGCGGCGGCAGGAACGAGCATCGCCAGGCGACGACCGCCAGCAGCAGTCCCGTGACAGCCAGGCCAACCGTGACCCGGCGGTCGGCCGCCGTGACACGCGCCTCGTCGAGCAGCACACCGGTCATGGCACCCGCCGTTACGAACGCCGTCCAGGGAAGAATCGTGAAGTTCGAGAGCCCGGGAATCGGCCGGAGGTAGCCCTCGACCCAGTCTGGCAAGGGGCCCAGGACCTCGAGCGCCCGGATTCCCGGCGCGAGCCACACGAAGCCGGCCGTCGCCGCAGCAAAGGCGATGAGGCGGGCACGCGGTGAGCGCACCGAGCCCCAGATCGTGGCCGACCCGACAATCGACAGGCCCATCACGTTCAGGATGTCGATCTTCAGCAGGGTCCACAACTCGCCGTGGCTGAGGATGTACGACTGGAACCGGAAGAGGAACGCCAGCAGGAAGATCTGCAGGCCGCGCTTCTGCACGGCGCGTGTCGCGGCGCCTATATCGGCCAGACGGCGGGCTTTCGATCCGGCCGACAGCGCCACGGCCACGCCGGCCAGGAAGAGGAAGAGCGGCGCGCCAAAGCCGCCGAGCACCAGCGACTGCCGGAACGCGTGCGTCTGATGGTCGGCGGCGCGCGTCCACGAGTCGATGACGTGTGCCTCGATCATGACGAGTACCGCCACGCCCCGCAGCGCGTCGAGGTAGGTGCGGCGTCCGACCGGCGCCATCATGCCGCTCCGCTACTCCGCAACGGAGAATCGGGTCTGAACGGCGATGTCCTGGCGCATCGAGTGCCAGACGGAGCAGTATTTGTCGTGCGAGAGTTCGATGGCGCGCTGCACCTGTTCCCTGGGCACCTGGCCGGTGACGGCGAAATCGACCGTGACCGCGGTGACGCGGTGCGGGTCGGTCTGGGCGCGATCGGCGACGACCGACACCCTGAGGCCGCGCAGCTCGTGCCGCCCCTTCTGCAGGATGTAGACGACGTCCATTCCCATGCAGCCGGCGAGCGCGAAGATCAGCGCCTGCACCGGCGAGGGGCCGGCCTGGCCGGCGCTGTCGAGGATCATCGACGTGTCGCCGGAGGTGCCCTCGAACACGAGCTCGCGGGTCCAGACGATCTCGACGGTGGTCGGCGCTTTGGCTGCCATCGGTGCGAATGCGCGAAAATCTTACGGCTCAATCTCACAGCGGTCAAATCGGCATTACCCCCAACTATAGTGAGGACATGCTTCGTGCCTTCAGCTTCGTCGGCGTGGTGGCGCTCGGCATGACCGTCGCCCCCGCGCAGCCCGACTATCTCGCGCGCGCCAGAGCGCTCCACGCGCACTCGCTGCTCATCGACGG is part of the Vicinamibacterales bacterium genome and harbors:
- a CDS encoding heparan-alpha-glucosaminide N-acetyltransferase domain-containing protein, with product MMAPVGRRTYLDALRGVAVLVMIEAHVIDSWTRAADHQTHAFRQSLVLGGFGAPLFLFLAGVAVALSAGSKARRLADIGAATRAVQKRGLQIFLLAFLFRFQSYILSHGELWTLLKIDILNVMGLSIVGSATIWGSVRSPRARLIAFAAATAGFVWLAPGIRALEVLGPLPDWVEGYLRPIPGLSNFTILPWTAFVTAGAMTGVLLDEARVTAADRRVTVGLAVTGLLLAVVAWRCSFLPPLDPRSRFWSTSASFFFIRLGLMVASVGAVALWERRPTAGRRWSPLQVLGRSSLFIYWIHVEMVYGLISLPLHGAFTLAGAWAALGAFCLLMLGVAVAKDWMSDKFNRSSNLRGSLSRAAQPLMF
- a CDS encoding MFS transporter; this translates as MSWWHDADVDAWRALAAGMVGWMLDAFDVMLFALVLPSLSAELHITNAESGMLGSVMLVAAAAGGVASGRLADRYGRTRVLMSSIALYSVFTCLCGVATTLAQFVWLRVFLGIGMGGVWASGAALVSESWPASSRGRALGLMQSGWAIGYGLAVFVAGIVQPRYGWRAVFFVGIVPALFALWIQRRVREPEIWRRAAAEAPTETGFARLFTGDVAALTIVLTLMNACTLFGWWGFNLWLPSYLKSAPARGGAGLTGAATTGYLLLMQAGMWVGYVTFGFVSDRIGRKTSYVAYLLSAAVLLGLYVSIRQPMVLLALGPFVAFAATGYFSGFGAVTAEIYPTRIRATAQGFTYNIGRVASAAAPYLVGTLADTHGFGAALLVCSAAFAIAAIFWAWIPETRGRTLA
- a CDS encoding 5-oxoprolinase subunit PxpA; the encoded protein is MIIDINCDMGESFGPWRMGADEQVMPHITSANVACGAHAGDPTVMRRTMRLARASGVAVGAHPGFADLVGFGRREMQVDPAELEDSLIAQIGAAAAIAKAEGAVLQHVKAHGALYNMAAREAPLAAAVARAIRACDPSLVMFGLPNSRLLDAGRAAGLRVAAEGFADRSYEADGSLTPRSHPNAVIHETDAVVARALRMVRDGVVLTAGGDAVALQVQTICVHGDTPGAAQLAARLGAALGEAGVRVQPIGSWL
- a CDS encoding BON domain-containing protein; its protein translation is MRLPAFVLVALLTSGCAPHQPSDDLTISTEVKIALLADRELGLLRLQATTLNGVVTLSGAVPSQTDVDRAVAAAKRVAGVHAVKSELKVGG
- a CDS encoding enoyl-ACP reductase, with the protein product MSSSQSMASLEGKTGLVVGVANKRSIAWAIAKRASEAGAKLAITYQGERLGENVRDLAEGLPDPLLLPLDVRDDAQMAAVFEGIDQQFGGLDFVVHGAAYAPPHELSSPFSQTSREGFGMALDISAYSLIALARGALPLMERQGGGSIVTLTYLGSDRVFTNYNVMGVAKAALEATVRYLAADLGPKNIRVNAISAGPVKTLAASGVSGFSSILQVYRDRAPLRRTVDTAEIADAALFLLSDAGRAVTAEVLMVDGGYHATGM
- a CDS encoding DGQHR domain-containing protein, which codes for MISVAAIRMQQFGVQFYQASLSANDIDKLVRFEVLDYGEQAQPVRGGRKKNPPAPSKVNWDLLEKRIASSDKAYQRAIIRRKIDELVAYYEQCRQARDLPSIAGAVIISCDEALKFEPVAEDSPLGTLKVPEREGILRAIDGQHRLLALHADIDRIRADKFAVPAIIFDRLPEDHVVQMFVTINAKHTRLNASHLVSLSGRQLYRDDNLAAAHDVVRALNDREDSPLYGEIKLLGVGTGRVAQAPLAQELKKLFAADAFGQGRKGDQFREDGKKFFVNYLKQIAQVFGAAWNGRKYSIKSATALRAFMKVAPDVVRRLDQEHADRTDFRAIGRVISPWGRRIGDLRFETEGAWKRGGTTVDSLVKELRLALQYPEGTSV
- a CDS encoding S41 family peptidase, whose product is MTRRLAAVLVLAAAAAVQGPAAGLAAAQAYKAAETFDAVWTIVRTTHFDPAFDVAGWDRARTELRPKAIAASTPGELRGVLREMLGRLGLSHFAVIPATPDAPNDHVDLSAEPGLDTRLIDRQLVVSSVEAEGGAAAAGVHTGWIVDAIDGTPAATLLQPLTDAMPPRIAQVEAWRQAVTHLRGPYDSRVNVTFTDGAGVETTKSIARGGERGEPVTVGSLPTMFVRVTATLQPTPGGHQAGVIAFNVWMAAVDREFQRAIDRFRHADGMVIDLRGNPGGLAAMVMGIAGHFTPNRDTLGVMRTKESELRFNANPRLVNAEGQRVQPYDGPVAILVDGMTGSASECFAGGMQSLGRARVFGQTSMGQALPALFDKLPNGDVLIHAWGDFVTGTGVRIEGRGVVPDVPVALTRASLLAGRDATLDAALAWIDTAGRR
- a CDS encoding OsmC family protein: MAAKAPTTVEIVWTRELVFEGTSGDTSMILDSAGQAGPSPVQALIFALAGCMGMDVVYILQKGRHELRGLRVSVVADRAQTDPHRVTAVTVDFAVTGQVPREQVQRAIELSHDKYCSVWHSMRQDIAVQTRFSVAE